The DNA window TTTAGATAGGGTCAACCACTGCAAGCTGACTTTTTACACCCTCCACATTTCTATATCAAAAGCAGATAAGAAAATAGGGGTGCAACGAGGTTGGGTTGGTTCTTTagctcaacccaagcccaacccaaggGTCGATTGACCCTGTAtggctgggctgggttgggttggctcTAATTGACCCTAGCAGTTcctaatttttgtcatttcagGATAGGCAAGGCTAGTTGCTTGAttgtatattatatatttatatatatatatatatatatatagggtcgGACCAAGCCTTGCTTTGTCCGGCCATagctcaacccaagcccagccaGACCCTATCTTGGATCCAGAAATATCAACCCTTTCCGAGCCTGTGGGCTTGGGCGTGCTCTTGCTCGTTGggccaaactttttttttggtgaaatcgTTGGCCCAAACTTGCAGCATAATAAAAAGTCACTAAATGGGGTTGAGGTATTTGAGTTTGGCTTTGAAATTCCATAGATGACATAATTAGGGAAACTGCACAAGAAAAATCGATAAATTAATCCAACAAGACCATGTTGGGTTTGATTCCTTGAGCTAAGGAATCCAACCCAACATGGTTGCTATTAATCTAACAAGAAAAATCGATGGATAGGATTCCTCTTCATAAAGTCCAGGGACTAGAGTGCCTGTATCCCCCTAGCCCTAGGATCATTCTTTGGTCCCGAGGCTCTGTGGAGAAGAGCTGGATCGAAAATCGATAAATTTTCTTTTCGCATGACACAATTAGGGAAACTACGCAAGACAACCTTTCTAGTGAGTCATGTAAACTACTTGTCAagtaggaaaagaaaatcaggGAAATGTTTCTCTAAGCCGACCCGATTGGACAACTAAATATCTACCATGTTTCAATTATGATAGTTTCCAAATTATTTGGACAAGGAAATCCTAATGCTCCTTGCTCACAGGTAAAGTTTCAGCTCAATGATATTTTTCAAGTGGTGATGGACTGGTTTTGAAAAAATCCAAGACCAGGGGAGAGTGCACAGTAATTGCCAGTTTAGTGTAGCAGATATGCATGAAAAAATACATAGGGGATGTATATTAATACAAGGGGAAATAATTGATTGAATTaagttttgaaatttaataCATGATCAATCTATACCATTTTCTAGATATCTAGTGGTCAAATAACCATATATTCATATATACACATCCAAAAACTAAGATATTTTTCCCAACTCCAATCCTTTacccatatttttttccttttttttattcaaatcaaaagattataaaacttattttctttttccttaattgtATTATATctgttttcaaataaaaaatggcaATTCCCTCTTTTTCTGGAAACTCCAACCCAAATCTCTCCTCTTATTTAAAATCATATTCCCTTCTTTGCATTGTATATgtttttcaaatcaaactccCTTATTTTGGAACCTCCAACCCAAATCTCTCCTATTATTTAGaaacaaatctctctctctctctcatatcaaGGTAGTTTCTTTTTACCCTTTTCTAATCTTGATTGATTCACTTGGAAGAATATTCTCAATTGTTTGCTGCACTATGACCACTAAAAGTAATGATAAAAACTATCCATGAAAataacagaattttttttttcacatattttGAATAGTTATGAAATTAGAGACGATTCTATTTCCAAAATTAGAGAGTTTAAAAGTTATATTTAATTCCAATCTGGGTCTATGGAAAACGTGACAAGTGTGAATAACAGCATATATATTGGAACTGGAATAAAAAAggtaaatgaaattggaaaaatatcattattttttCCTATCTCGAAACAGTCTTCATTTCTTATAAATTGGGACACCATCTCAAGAGCCTGAGCTCAAAGTCTAAAGTCTAGGCCAGCTTTGTTTGCAATGTCTTCACTAAGTTCTCTCTCTTGTTTAGGTTTTTTGCTCCTCCTGTTGCTTCATGGAGTTGCTTCCCTAGACTATAAAGCAGCCCTTACCAAATCTTTGTTGTATTTTGAAGCCCAAAGATCAGGGAGGCTACCTCGTGACCAGAGAGTGCAGTGGAGAGGTGACTCTGGTCTCAATGATGGTAGCGATGCTGGTGTAAGTACACTGATCTCTTATGTAATAACTTCTTTATATGAGATTCCACCGTCTTTGAGGTATCAAACCACGAGTCAGTGATGCATTAATTTTTGACTTATGAGATCCTATATGTGAGGAGCTATTGAGACTTTATCTCTTTAGTATATTTATAGTTGtatccattaatttttttgagattttgttAAAATGGTGACTTTGGGTTGACAGATTGATCTTGTTGGTGGATACTATGATGCTGGAGACAATGTGAAATTTGGGTTTCCCTTAGCATTTACTGTGACAATGCTTTCATGGAGTGTAGTGGAGTTTGGGACTCAACTTTCATCTAAAAATGAGTTACATAATGCCCTTCAGGCTATTAAGTGGGGAACTGATTACCTAATCAAAGCTCACCCTCAACCTAATGTCCTCTATGGTGAAGTTGGTGATGGTGACTCTGACCATGGATGCTGGCAGAGGCCGGAGGACATGGCTACACCACGGACGACCTTTAAGATCGATGAAAAAAACCCGGGAGCTGACCTCGCCGGTGAAACTTCTGCTGCTTTAGCTGCTGCAGCCATTGCTTTCCGGtcatctaattctaactattcCTCCATACTTCTTAACCATGCAAAGCAGgtgagattattattattattattatggtgaTGATTTGTGGGTATTTTCAAGAACAATAAGtgattattttttccttcttgatcAAATTTCAGCTCTTTGATTTTGCTCGGAATCACCAAGGCCTGTATCAGAATAGCATTCCAGTTGCTGGGAAGTTCTACTCCAGTAGTGGATATGAGGTAAACATAAAAGATGTATATAGtagttttcatttttcattaaggaaaaggttctctgagctgTTGGGCCAGGGAACACTTGCACCTTTGTGTCCACTCTCTtttttcatatgaaatgatCTTGGGGTCCCTGCCAATGTATGcattttagtgaaaaaaaatgatgattttCAGTCGTCAGCATTGCACAAGACCAACGAGGGGATGCACACGGGCATCGGTAGGGGTTAGGTTTTGAGGGTTTCATAGGAATGGAGTGTCATTTCACCACCCTCTATGTCAGTGGACTGAGTTGCATGACTAGGGAGCATTCGTTTCATTTTTACTTTTACAAATATTCTCCTTGAATAACAGTAAATGGGACAAATGTTATCACATAATTGTACATGATTAGGAGATTCTATCTAGGTTTGGGGTGTAAAATGCAAAAGGAAAAATCAGCTCCTTGTGCCATACCTTTTATTCGTTTAAATTATAAAAGACAAGGGAACTTATTTTGCTTTGGCGATTTTGTTTTTAGTTGCTACTTTCTTTGGCATTGATAAGTGAGGAAAAAGTTTTATCATAATTCTCCATGgatggaatctctctctctctctctctctctctctctctatatatatatatatatataattttcagAAGAAATTATCTTTTTTGCATAATCCAATTTAGACAATCTTGTTTTCATAAGAGCATCTAATTTTGTCACATGGAATGATGATTTATCTCGATTAATGATAATATAGCCGTCTATCTCTCTTGTCAGGATGAATTGCTGTGGGCAGCTGCGTGGCTCCATCGAGCCACTAGTGAAGCGATCTACAGAGATTACCTCGGCAACACTGAAAATACCGGTGGTTCAAGATCCATGTTCTCTTGGGATGACAAGTTCTTGGGTGCCCAGGTCCTAGTTTCCAAGGTACTATCAGATTTCTATCTAAGCTTGATGCTCACCATGGTCCATATTGATTTGATCTTCTATGGTACTATATATACTAAatatttgatattgatttgTTCTTGTTACATAGCTTGTCCTTGAAGGCAAAGTAGCGGATGGGGACTGGGATCAATACAAGAGTCAAGCAGAGCAGTTTATATGCTCTTGCGTTCAGAAAGGGAGCAACAATATCAAGACGACTCCTGCAGGTGCTCTATGGTGGCAgccatggaatggtctccaataCACCACATCAGCTTTATTTGTACTGTCAGCTTATTCCAACTACCTATCAGCTGCGCAAGCAAGTATCAATTGCCAAGATGGCACAGTTTCGCCAACTGACTTAATCAAATTTGTGCAATCACAGGTATAAATCAAGTCATCTACTTCATTATTAGGATTGTCCCATTTTATTTAACATGATATCAGAGCTCGAGTTCATTTATTGTACGTCCTCCCTAAAATGTCTCTACCAGTAGAGTTAGTAAACATTCTAGTACACCCCTGATCATGATATTTAGAATTCTTTaaatacaaagaaagaaactggATAACAAATACCAGGACCAGGAGTGTGCGAGAACATCCTGATCTAGCCTGGCTCTTCAAGGGTAATGTTGAGATGTTAGGAGTTATATAGTTGTAGTCCCacatctaggggtgtcaaaaaagcctaATCATCCCGAACCCGCCCTAGCACACTCTGAGCCTAAATAAGGCGAGTTGGGCTGGGCCTGGATTGAGGTCTCAACCTgatccaacccaaccctatatattaagtatataataatataaatatattaataattataaatagaTACTTGTAGAAAAATGTCTACAAAAAGTCTTCTTTTTCACAATCTGTATATATACAAAAACCTTGGTCTTTGGTCTCTGCAACATATCAAGATCACACAACCAATTAACCAGTAATACTAGACTGAGTTGGATTGGGCTATGCCTGTCAGAGTTCGGCTTGAGCAGACTAGGCTAGGCTTGGGTTGATTTAAGAGAtttaaggttgggttgggttaaacCACTCACACCCCTTCCCACATCAGTTAGATCCTCAATTTGTATTCTGTGGGCTATCCCACTTTTGTTTATCATAATTAGTGTCTTGTAGAACTAGAACACCACTATTTATGTTGGATTATGaagaagttcaatttttttttttcttttttttttgtggtttcaGGTTGATTATATTTTGGGTTCAAACCCAAGAGGAATAAGCTACATGGTAGGTTTTGGGTCAAAGTACCCAGAGATGGTTCATCACAGAGGAGCTTCAATTGTTTCAATAAAGAAGGATCCCACGCCTGTGACATGCAAAGGAGGTTTTGATGCTTGGTTTAACAAGAATGCACCCAATCCAAATGTGTTGGAAGGGGCAATTATTGGTGGTCCGGATGTCAGTGATGGTTTTACTGATTCAAGGTCTAACTTCCAGCAAAGTGAGCCTGCAACTGTTAACACTGCACCCTTGGTTGGTGTCTTAGCCAAGCTTGCCTAAAAATGttcttgttgtttttgttttaagtAAGTTCACCTGCTTGCTTGTAATAAATTTGAAANNNNNNNNNNNNNNNNNNNNNNNNNNNNNNNNNNNNNNNNNNNNNNNNNNNNNNNNNNNNNNNNNNNNNNNNNNNNNNNNNNNNNNNNNNNNNNNNNNNNNNNNNNNNNNNNNNNNNNNNNNNNNNNNNNNNNNNNNNNNNNNNNNNNNNNNNNNNNNNNNNNNNNNNNNNNNNNNNNNNNNNNNNNNNNNNNNNNNNNNNNNNNNNNNNNNNNNNNNNNNNNNNNNNNNNNNNNNNNNNNNNNNNNNNNNNNNNNNNNNNNNNNNNNNNNNNNNNNNNNNNNNNNNNNNNNNNNNNNNNNNNNNNNNNNNNNNNNNNNNNNNNNNNNNNNNNNNNNNNNNNNNNNNNNNNNNNNNNNNNNNNNNNNNNNNNNNNNNNNNNNNNNNNNNNNNNNNNNNNNNNNNNNNNNNNNNNNNNNNNNNNNNNNNNNNNNNNNNNNNNNNNNNNNNNNNNNNNNNNNNNNNNNNNNNNNNNNNNNNNNNNNNNNNNNNNNNNNNNNNNNNNNNNNNNNNNNNNNNNNNNNNNNNNNNNNNNNNNNNNNNNNNNNNNNNNNNNNNNNNNNNNNNNNNNNNNNNNNNNNNNNNNNNNNNNNNNNNNNNNNNNNNNNNNNNNNNNNNNNNNNNNNNNNNNNNNNNNNNNNNNNNNNNNNNNNNNNNNNNNNNNNNNNNNNNNNNNNNNNNNNNNNNNNNNNNNNNNNNNNNNNNNNNNNNNNNNNNNNNNNNNNNNNNNNNNNNNNNNNNNNNNNNNNNNNNNNNNNNNNNNNNNNNNNNNNNNNNNNNNNNNNNNNNNtcatctttttttcttttattatttaaaaaaaaaaaaaaagaatcaagtaAAAATGACAAGAAGATATTGGAATCTTAATTTAGAAGAGATGATGGAAGCGATAGATAATGGATAGACAACATGGTcattaaactttcaccaaaaaaaataaaaacatgttcatTAAATTTGGGACTCATCAAACTATGATAATCATGGCCATGATTGTGGAGAAATTGAGCCATAGTGCGAGGTATATAAATGTATAATCAAAATTAATAGTTTACTTGTATTCCTATTTTTTAGGGGTAATTTATATGTCttctaccaaataaaaaaaaaaagcgtaaTTTATATGTCAAAAATCGATTTCGTAAACTATTCAAATTCCTTTAAGCTAATTAGTCTatataatttcaatttcaaatcaaatattaTTAGATTTACTTATATTCgattataaaaatattattaaataataTATGGCAAAATGATTAATAGTGATTAAGCCTAGACATAGAGGAGGTGAAATGACGATGATCCCATCCCTATGAAATCCAAAAATCCTACTGACATTGATTTCCCCACGTCCTAGCACTGGCCTCAACACTGGGGACACATAGCCTTGCAGTGAACCCTCTTCCATAATAGTTGTATAAATAATACTTGACAATATTAAAATagctttataaaaataaaataaaataaaatcattttagaTATGACACTTCTACCTTCACCTTCTTATGTTcttgaattttcattttctctagTACTTTAACGTAGACAGTGAGAGTCTCTTTGCCCATGCTTAAGACTCCGTCTTCAATCTGCAATAGAGATATACATGGATAGTAAAAAACCCGTATTCAATCATTATTCGAATTTATTTAGGAGGGTCCTTATTCGAAAAAATCAATTTTCGAAAACTATCAGAATTTGTTTGAAAGATAcatataatattatattttattcgaATTCGATCCAATTATATCACTACGATAACTAAATTGAACGGATCACACACCTTCAATGACTGGTTTCGATTCCAATTCTGGCcaaattataataaattatTACAACTTAGATCAATTTTTGCTGAATTTATACTGCAAGAGCAAATCATTTTGTCGCTTCTTCTCACTTAGAACaaatcaacaatccccaaaagaaaaaactctCTCCCTCCTAGTGAAAAGACCTTCACAGTCCTTTGTCCCCCTTCCTCTATAGTTATATATAGCATCGGCTTAACTTACATGGAGTGAGTGGCATGTTTAttactttcattttttcatAGTAGACGATTGGGTTAAACTAATAATTAGACCAATTTCAAACCCTTAGAAAAAGGTATCCTCTTCAATTACGTTGGGCGCCTAATACACATCTGAGAGGCCCTTGGGGTGTATTCCCGAGTGTTGAGCTGTGTATCGAAGTACGCCTAACCATTGGATTTGCGATGGGCACCTAATgtggctggagaggatctgaatctcTTAATCAATCGTATTGACTCGGTCAGTATCCGATTGTATGTCAATAGGTTGGACCGGATTTCATGAAAGTACGAAAGTTAGAGATGacgtgttttagggtttttaaccATGGAAAGTTGGTATCTGATTAAAAGAAAATCTCATCCGTTCAAATTCAGAAGATTAATATGAACCGTTGAATGTCGTGGGTTTCTGGCTATAAAATAATTCGGAGGGTTCAACCATGTGGGTGCCTTTAGAATTCAGATCATTAGGGTTCCGTTGGAGGCGTTCTTCGGAGTCTTTTTGGTTTCGAAAGGGAAGGATTTACCTCAGGTCTCTGCTCTCGGAGTACAAATCTCTGCAAGGTTTCTTAACATTGAGGCAGAGTTTGAATATTAAATTGAATCTTCGGTTCGATTTTATCAGTTGTTGCAGGGTAGACGATCTCGATATCATGGTGGGAGGAATTTTTATGGGCAGAGTAATGTATTATGTCGTTAATGAATTACTTGTCAAATCTCTTGCTAGCAAGTACATGCCTAGGTTTTTTATGTTCGTTGCATCCTTTGTTTTATAATCGCTTTCTTAAAGCTTCTTAATCTGATCGACGGGATCTATCTAATTCCCGATTGATTCGTTCCCTTGAAGCAAAATTGTCTCAACTCCTCTCTATCAGTTTCTCCTGCTGTGAATTATTTTTCTCCAGCAGGTCTAGAAGGTTGAGAAGATTATATATCTGAGTAAATGTTTTTGGCTTCATCAACTAGCCATTGTGGATCTTTTAATTCCCAATGTGATCGTTCCCTTGAAGCAATACAAAGGgagtgttcttttcttttgaggtTTTCTCTCAGTTCCTGCTGTAGCTTTGGGAAACACTGGAGCAATCACAATACTTTAATTTCTAATAAATTTCTGATTTAATATCCATAAAATGGTTTAGTAGATCTTGCTGAAATGAATAATGGGTATATGGGTTTCTCGAGCAGATGACAACGATGATGATTATAGAGACCTGAAAAGATTTGCGGAAGTGATCGCAACTTTATTAAACATCTAAGGGACTGAGTTGATCTATTGAGAAACCTTTGCCTTTAttagtgtttga is part of the Macadamia integrifolia cultivar HAES 741 chromosome 9, SCU_Mint_v3, whole genome shotgun sequence genome and encodes:
- the LOC122089924 gene encoding endoglucanase 13-like; this translates as MSSLSSLSCLGFLLLLLLHGVASLDYKAALTKSLLYFEAQRSGRLPRDQRVQWRGDSGLNDGSDAGIDLVGGYYDAGDNVKFGFPLAFTVTMLSWSVVEFGTQLSSKNELHNALQAIKWGTDYLIKAHPQPNVLYGEVGDGDSDHGCWQRPEDMATPRTTFKIDEKNPGADLAGETSAALAAAAIAFRSSNSNYSSILLNHAKQLFDFARNHQGLYQNSIPVAGKFYSSSGYEDELLWAAAWLHRATSEAIYRDYLGNTENTGGSRSMFSWDDKFLGAQVLVSKLVLEGKVADGDWDQYKSQAEQFICSCVQKGSNNIKTTPAGALWWQPWNGLQYTTSALFVLSAYSNYLSAAQASINCQDGTVSPTDLIKFVQSQVDYILGSNPRGISYMVGFGSKYPEMVHHRGASIVSIKKDPTPVTCKGGFDAWFNKNAPNPNVLEGAIIGGPDVSDGFTDSRSNFQQSEPATVNTAPLVGVLAKLA